From Amycolatopsis sp. cg9, one genomic window encodes:
- a CDS encoding SDR family NAD(P)-dependent oxidoreductase — protein MELDLAGRVAVVTGASRGIGLAVTEALVAEGVHVVAGARAPGAELAALTRAGKAHALAVDLGTADGPGRLVELALTELGRVDVLVNNVGAVTPRPNGFLLVTDDEWTRSITLNLLSAVRATRAVLPTMVTAGRGSIVTIASINAVLPDPGVIDYSAAKAALVNFTKSVSKEFGPHGVRANAINPGPVATDLWLGTGGVAETVAAGSGATPRAVAGEAAAHAVTGRFTQPAEVANLAAFLAADRVAGNITGATFTLDGGYTTETH, from the coding sequence GTGGAGCTGGATCTGGCGGGCCGGGTCGCCGTGGTCACCGGGGCCAGCCGGGGCATCGGCCTGGCCGTCACCGAAGCGCTCGTCGCCGAGGGCGTCCACGTCGTCGCCGGCGCCCGCGCGCCCGGAGCCGAGCTGGCCGCGCTCACCAGGGCCGGGAAGGCGCACGCGCTGGCCGTGGACCTCGGCACCGCCGACGGCCCCGGCCGGCTCGTGGAGCTGGCCCTGACCGAGCTCGGGCGCGTCGACGTCCTGGTCAACAACGTCGGCGCCGTCACCCCGCGGCCGAACGGCTTCCTGCTGGTCACCGACGACGAGTGGACCCGGTCGATCACCCTCAACCTGCTGAGCGCGGTCCGCGCGACGCGAGCCGTGCTGCCGACGATGGTGACCGCGGGCCGGGGCAGCATCGTCACGATCGCCTCGATCAACGCGGTCCTGCCCGACCCCGGCGTCATCGACTACAGCGCGGCGAAGGCGGCGCTGGTCAACTTCACGAAGTCGGTGTCGAAGGAGTTCGGCCCGCACGGCGTCCGCGCCAACGCGATCAACCCGGGCCCGGTCGCGACGGACCTGTGGCTCGGCACCGGCGGCGTGGCCGAAACCGTCGCGGCCGGCTCCGGCGCGACCCCCCGCGCGGTGGCCGGCGAGGCGGCCGCCCACGCCGTCACCGGCCGGTTCACCCAACCCGCGGAAGTCGCGAACCTGGCGGCTTTCCTGGCCGCCGACCGGGTCGCGGGCAACATCACGGGAGCGACCTTCACCCTCGACGGCGGGTACACCACCGAAACGCACTAA
- a CDS encoding LysR family transcriptional regulator: MDLDLRLVRYFVTVADELHFGRAAARLYISQPALSKQIRRLEAEVGAPLLVRDSRHVTLTPRGERFLQLARQLLATAGQMLREPAPNRLRVAHIFELDTSRVVTDAYLAAHPGVEVVQSQMDSARQLAALLDDHLDVAILRVTTALKAEYPAGWRHAPLRLEPFRLVGRPGDPDRTSVSMHERPIEVFADAPGTALYNVHGHYLSSFEQHTGLTLRWLGNPGTFDHCRAALGRASGSAFLLEFDSYARRYPGHGFPVHRPRELQPVYPWSVAWRAGDEPEPVREFRRIARETAERNRWLLPERAGGAPLWTPPEDLSAAP, translated from the coding sequence ATGGACCTCGACCTCAGGCTGGTGCGGTACTTCGTCACGGTCGCCGACGAGCTGCACTTCGGCCGGGCCGCCGCCCGGCTGTACATCAGTCAGCCGGCGCTGTCCAAGCAGATCCGCCGGCTCGAGGCCGAGGTCGGGGCGCCGCTGCTGGTGCGCGACAGCCGCCACGTCACCCTGACCCCGCGCGGCGAGCGGTTCCTGCAGCTCGCGCGGCAGCTGCTGGCCACCGCCGGGCAGATGCTGCGCGAACCCGCGCCGAACCGCCTGCGGGTGGCGCACATCTTCGAGCTGGACACCAGCCGGGTCGTCACCGACGCCTACCTCGCGGCCCACCCGGGCGTCGAGGTGGTCCAGAGCCAGATGGACAGCGCCCGCCAGCTCGCCGCGCTGCTCGACGACCACCTCGACGTCGCGATCCTCCGCGTCACGACCGCCTTGAAGGCCGAGTACCCGGCGGGCTGGCGGCACGCGCCGCTGCGGCTCGAGCCGTTCCGGCTGGTCGGCAGGCCCGGCGACCCGGACCGGACGTCGGTGTCGATGCACGAGCGTCCCATCGAGGTCTTCGCGGACGCGCCCGGCACGGCGCTCTACAACGTGCACGGCCACTACCTGAGCTCGTTCGAGCAGCACACCGGGCTCACGCTGCGCTGGCTGGGCAACCCCGGCACCTTCGACCACTGCCGCGCCGCCCTCGGCCGCGCGTCCGGCAGCGCGTTCCTGCTCGAATTCGACAGCTACGCCCGCCGCTACCCCGGTCACGGGTTCCCGGTGCACCGGCCGCGGGAGCTGCAGCCGGTGTACCCGTGGTCGGTGGCCTGGCGCGCGGGCGACGAGCCGGAACCCGTCCGGGAGTTCCGGCGCATCGCCCGCGAAACCGCCGAGCGGAACCGCTGGCTGCTGCCCGAACGGGCCGGGGGCGCGCCGCTGTGGACCCCGCCCGAAGACCTCTCGGCCGCGCCTTAG
- a CDS encoding dipeptidase: MTAVDLRDRVTALMPRAHEELAELVAMRSVADPRQFPPEECRRAAVWVADAFTEAGFADTRLAETPDGSQAVVGTRPCGRADAPTVLLYAHYDVQPPLADAEWRTPPFRLTEVDGRWYGRGAADCKGNILMHLTALRALGDELPVHLKLVVEGSEEQGTGGLEAFVPEHADLLRADAILVCDTGNAAVGEPAVTVSLRGMVTVVVSVEALPTELHSGMFGGPAPDALAALIAVLATLRDADGDTTVRGLPNDGRWPGAPYPAARFRTDAGLSPGAALLGSGGVADTLWARSSLTVLGIDCPPVVGSTAAITPRARARLNLRIPPGVRPADAAGALTAHLTAAAPWGVHLSVAVEGIGEPFHAATDGPAHQVLAEAMRAAYGRPVSRLGQGGSIPLCTVFADTYPDAEILLIGVEEPQALIHAPNESVAPEEIAAMALTEALFLRGYGVSRGPGARRRC; the protein is encoded by the coding sequence GTGACGGCCGTGGACCTGCGTGACCGGGTGACCGCGCTCATGCCGCGAGCGCACGAAGAACTCGCGGAGCTCGTCGCGATGCGGTCCGTCGCGGACCCGCGGCAGTTCCCGCCCGAGGAGTGCCGGCGCGCGGCGGTCTGGGTGGCCGATGCCTTCACCGAAGCGGGGTTCGCCGACACCCGGCTCGCCGAGACCCCGGACGGCAGCCAAGCCGTGGTCGGCACCCGGCCGTGCGGGCGGGCGGACGCCCCGACCGTGCTGCTGTACGCGCACTACGACGTCCAGCCGCCGCTCGCCGACGCCGAGTGGCGGACCCCGCCGTTCCGGCTGACCGAAGTGGACGGACGCTGGTACGGGCGCGGAGCCGCCGACTGCAAGGGCAACATCCTCATGCACCTGACGGCCCTGCGCGCGCTCGGCGACGAACTGCCGGTCCACCTCAAACTGGTCGTCGAAGGCTCCGAGGAACAGGGCACCGGCGGCCTGGAGGCGTTCGTGCCCGAGCACGCCGACCTCCTGCGGGCCGACGCGATCCTGGTGTGCGACACCGGGAACGCCGCGGTCGGGGAGCCCGCCGTCACGGTCAGCCTGCGCGGCATGGTCACCGTGGTCGTGTCCGTCGAAGCGCTGCCGACCGAACTGCACTCCGGCATGTTCGGCGGCCCCGCCCCGGACGCGCTGGCCGCGCTGATCGCCGTGCTCGCCACCCTCCGCGACGCCGACGGCGACACCACCGTCCGGGGCCTGCCCAACGACGGCCGCTGGCCCGGCGCCCCCTACCCGGCGGCGCGCTTCCGCACGGACGCGGGACTCTCCCCCGGCGCCGCCCTGCTCGGCAGCGGCGGGGTCGCGGACACGCTGTGGGCGCGCTCGTCGCTGACGGTGCTCGGCATCGACTGCCCGCCGGTCGTCGGCTCCACCGCGGCCATCACCCCGCGCGCCCGCGCCCGGCTGAACCTGCGGATCCCGCCGGGCGTCCGGCCGGCGGACGCGGCCGGCGCGCTGACCGCCCACCTGACCGCCGCGGCGCCGTGGGGCGTTCACCTGTCGGTGGCGGTCGAGGGGATCGGCGAGCCGTTCCACGCGGCCACCGACGGCCCCGCCCACCAGGTGCTGGCCGAGGCGATGCGGGCCGCGTACGGCCGCCCGGTGAGCCGGCTCGGGCAGGGCGGGTCGATCCCGCTCTGCACCGTCTTCGCCGACACCTACCCCGACGCCGAGATCCTGCTCATCGGCGTCGAGGAACCGCAGGCGCTCATCCACGCCCCCAACGAAAGCGTCGCCCCGGAGGAGATCGCCGCCATGGCGCTGACCGAAGCGTTGTTCCTCCGGGGCTACGGGGTCAGCCGCGGTCCTGGTGCTCGCCGCCGGTGCTGA
- a CDS encoding BTAD domain-containing putative transcriptional regulator, which yields MLGAFEVRLHGRPLDLGGPRIRTLLALLIANAGRVTGVDTMADALWDVDATPGTPRTVRTYLSRVRRSLAPVAEALGVADLIETRAAGYALRLDPALVDAREFEGLVAAGRTALAAGDPVTAAKRLSRALALWRGDAYEDFAGSVALLAETRRLHALRLGAVEDRVDADLATGAGEALIGELTTLSERHPGHERLWGQLMTALYRAGRQADALDAFTRARAVLVDQFGLDPSPRLSEIHRRILDNDPRLLPTATAPARPVVVAGRNDLPGDIADFTGRETELSRLLSVRDGVAHTAPKAVVIEAIDGMAGIGKTTLAIHAAHRLAEQYGDAQLFIDLHGHTSGQEPVTPAAALDTLLRALGVAADRIPLDPDARAALWRAELAGRSMLVVLDNAADAAQVRPLLPGSARALLLITSRRRLVGLEAAHTLSLDVLPEAAAVELFAGIVADDRPAAEAGAVRDVVELCGHLPLAIRIAAARLRTRPAWTVAHLADRLRQAGRALAELSAGDRSVAAAFALSYGHLDAAQQRMFRLLGLNPGPDIDVPAAAALAAVPPFEAERLLESLVDDHLLQQPVTGRFRFHDLVRQHARTTALTDEPEPGRRAALRRLVGFHLHTGHRGSRLLDQQHPPIDVGEPPAGCVPAPLPDDAAAMTWFDVNHECVLAARQAAEDAGWDTCVWQLAWTLDNFHYRRGHLQANITSWLAGLAAAERLEDLAVQARAHRRLGLVYGPFGQAAEALHHLNRSLTLAKEIRDTLGQAGVHFVLALHWTHEKDDERALGHATSALELYRALADRKWEARAFSLIGACLSRLGRHDEARGHAESGLALCRAREDVYGEADALDSLASIAAETGRPAEALGQSHQALSLWRHLDNTYRQAGTLAAMGDAHHALGHPAQAREAWQQSIDLYRARGLHPAADEVEKRAANSGCARAAQRLE from the coding sequence GTGCTCGGCGCGTTCGAGGTCCGGCTGCACGGCAGGCCGCTGGACCTGGGCGGTCCCCGCATCCGCACGCTGCTCGCGCTGCTGATCGCGAACGCCGGGCGGGTGACCGGAGTGGACACCATGGCGGACGCGTTGTGGGACGTGGACGCCACTCCCGGCACCCCGCGCACGGTCCGGACCTACCTGTCGCGCGTGCGCCGCTCGCTGGCCCCGGTCGCCGAAGCCCTTGGCGTGGCCGACCTGATCGAGACCCGCGCGGCGGGCTACGCCCTGCGCCTCGACCCGGCGCTCGTCGACGCCCGCGAGTTCGAAGGACTGGTGGCCGCCGGGCGAACCGCCTTGGCGGCCGGGGATCCGGTGACAGCGGCGAAGCGGTTGTCACGCGCTTTGGCGCTGTGGCGCGGTGACGCCTACGAGGACTTCGCCGGCTCCGTGGCACTGCTGGCCGAAACGCGGCGGCTGCACGCGTTGCGGCTCGGCGCCGTCGAAGACCGCGTCGACGCCGACCTCGCCACCGGCGCGGGCGAAGCGCTGATCGGCGAGCTGACGACGTTGAGCGAGCGGCACCCCGGCCACGAACGCCTCTGGGGACAGCTCATGACGGCGCTGTACCGCGCGGGCCGCCAGGCGGACGCGCTGGACGCGTTCACCCGCGCCCGAGCGGTGCTCGTCGACCAGTTCGGTTTGGACCCGTCGCCGAGGTTGTCCGAAATCCACCGCCGGATCCTCGACAACGACCCCCGGTTACTGCCCACCGCGACCGCTCCGGCACGGCCGGTGGTCGTGGCGGGCCGCAACGACCTGCCCGGCGACATCGCCGACTTCACGGGCCGGGAAACGGAACTGTCCCGGCTGCTGTCCGTCCGGGACGGCGTCGCGCACACCGCGCCGAAGGCCGTCGTGATCGAGGCGATCGACGGGATGGCCGGCATCGGCAAGACGACGCTGGCGATCCACGCGGCGCACCGGCTCGCCGAGCAGTACGGCGACGCGCAGCTGTTCATCGACCTGCACGGGCACACCTCCGGGCAGGAACCGGTGACCCCGGCGGCGGCGCTGGACACCCTGCTGCGCGCGCTCGGCGTGGCGGCGGACCGGATCCCGCTCGACCCCGACGCCCGCGCCGCGTTGTGGCGGGCGGAACTCGCCGGCCGCTCGATGCTCGTCGTGCTGGACAACGCCGCGGACGCCGCGCAGGTGCGGCCGCTGCTGCCGGGCAGCGCCCGCGCCCTGCTGCTGATCACCAGCCGGCGGCGGCTGGTCGGCCTGGAGGCGGCGCACACGCTGTCGTTGGACGTGCTGCCGGAGGCGGCCGCCGTCGAGCTGTTCGCCGGCATCGTCGCCGACGACCGGCCGGCCGCCGAAGCCGGCGCCGTCCGCGACGTCGTCGAGCTGTGCGGCCACCTCCCGCTGGCCATCCGCATCGCGGCCGCGCGGCTGCGCACCCGGCCCGCGTGGACGGTGGCGCACCTGGCCGACCGGCTGCGCCAGGCGGGCCGGGCGCTGGCCGAGCTGTCCGCGGGCGACCGCAGCGTCGCCGCGGCGTTCGCCTTGTCCTACGGGCACCTGGACGCGGCGCAGCAGCGCATGTTCCGGCTGCTGGGCCTGAACCCGGGCCCGGACATCGACGTCCCCGCCGCCGCGGCGCTCGCGGCCGTGCCGCCGTTCGAAGCCGAGCGCCTGCTGGAAAGCCTCGTCGACGACCACCTGCTCCAGCAGCCGGTGACCGGCCGGTTCCGCTTCCACGACCTGGTCCGCCAGCACGCCCGGACCACCGCGCTGACCGACGAGCCCGAACCCGGGCGGCGGGCCGCGCTGCGCCGGCTGGTCGGCTTCCACCTGCACACCGGCCACCGCGGCAGCCGCCTGCTCGACCAGCAGCACCCGCCGATCGACGTCGGCGAGCCCCCGGCAGGCTGCGTCCCGGCCCCGCTCCCCGACGACGCGGCCGCGATGACCTGGTTCGACGTCAACCACGAGTGCGTCCTGGCGGCCAGGCAGGCGGCCGAGGACGCCGGCTGGGACACGTGCGTCTGGCAGCTGGCCTGGACGCTCGACAACTTCCACTACCGCCGCGGGCACCTGCAGGCCAACATCACTTCGTGGCTGGCGGGCCTGGCCGCCGCGGAGCGCCTGGAGGACCTCGCGGTGCAGGCCCGCGCGCACCGCCGCCTCGGCCTCGTCTACGGCCCGTTCGGCCAGGCCGCGGAGGCCCTGCACCACCTGAACCGGTCCCTGACCCTGGCCAAGGAAATCCGCGACACGCTCGGGCAGGCGGGCGTCCACTTCGTGCTGGCGCTGCACTGGACGCACGAGAAGGACGACGAGCGCGCGCTCGGCCACGCGACCAGCGCGCTCGAGCTGTACCGGGCCCTCGCGGACCGGAAGTGGGAGGCACGCGCGTTCAGCCTGATCGGCGCGTGCCTGAGCCGGCTCGGACGGCACGACGAAGCACGCGGCCACGCCGAGTCGGGCTTGGCCCTGTGCCGCGCCCGCGAAGACGTCTACGGCGAGGCCGACGCGCTCGACAGCCTGGCCTCGATCGCGGCGGAGACGGGCCGGCCCGCGGAGGCGCTGGGCCAGTCCCACCAGGCGCTTTCGCTGTGGCGGCACCTCGACAACACCTACCGCCAGGCAGGCACCCTCGCCGCGATGGGCGACGCGCACCACGCCCTCGGCCACCCCGCCCAGGCGCGTGAGGCGTGGCAGCAGTCGATCGACCTGTACCGCGCGCGGGGCCTGCACCCGGCGGCGGACGAGGTCGAGAAGCGGGCGGCGAACTCCGGCTGCGCCCGCGCGGCCCAGCGCCTTGAATGA
- a CDS encoding alpha/beta hydrolase — translation MAAAGTPVVFIHGLWLHATSWNPWIDHFRAAGYAPVAPGWPHEPETVEAARAHPEAVADIGIDDATGHFASIIEGLDRPPVVIGHSFGGLITEKLLGQGIGAAGVAIDPAQIKGVLPLPLAQLRAGLPALGNPANRHRSVSLTEKEFRFGFGNALTDEESAELHRRWTIPSPARPLFQAAAANFVLHSEAKVDTGREDRGPLLLVSGTADHTVPDVVTRSTLKQYRDSAAVTELKQFEGRGHSLTIDSGWRDVADAVLAWLREHEV, via the coding sequence ATGGCCGCCGCGGGTACCCCTGTCGTGTTCATCCACGGCCTGTGGCTCCACGCCACGTCGTGGAACCCCTGGATCGACCACTTCCGGGCCGCCGGGTACGCGCCCGTCGCGCCCGGCTGGCCGCACGAGCCCGAAACCGTCGAAGCGGCCAGAGCGCACCCGGAGGCCGTCGCGGACATCGGCATCGACGACGCGACCGGCCACTTCGCGTCGATCATCGAAGGCCTCGACCGGCCGCCGGTCGTCATCGGCCATTCGTTCGGCGGCCTGATCACCGAGAAGCTGCTCGGCCAGGGAATCGGCGCGGCCGGGGTCGCCATCGACCCGGCGCAGATCAAGGGCGTCCTGCCGCTCCCGCTGGCGCAGCTGCGGGCGGGCCTGCCGGCCCTGGGCAACCCGGCCAACCGGCACCGGTCGGTGTCGCTGACGGAAAAGGAGTTCCGGTTCGGCTTCGGCAACGCGCTGACCGACGAGGAGTCGGCCGAGCTCCACCGGCGCTGGACGATCCCGTCGCCGGCCCGGCCGCTGTTCCAGGCCGCGGCCGCGAACTTCGTGCTGCACTCCGAGGCGAAGGTCGACACCGGCCGCGAAGACCGCGGCCCGCTCCTGCTGGTCTCCGGCACCGCGGACCACACCGTCCCGGACGTGGTCACCCGCTCGACGCTCAAGCAGTACCGCGACTCCGCCGCCGTCACCGAGCTGAAGCAGTTCGAGGGGCGAGGCCACTCGCTGACGATCGACAGCGGCTGGCGGGACGTCGCCGACGCCGTCCTCGCCTGGCTGCGCGAGCACGAGGTCTGA
- a CDS encoding RimK family alpha-L-glutamate ligase: protein MTILLWGLIRDQPMSAVLTQLRRLDAPVLFLDQRRVLDTTVQVDAGRTSRTTVTVAGEAFDLGRVRAAYVRPHDSTQLPGLRARPASSAEWRHAVEVDQVLNAWSDRTGAYVLNRPEAAAGNASKPFQLRAVAGAGFAVPPTLVSNDPDRVAEFVREHGDVIVKSASGVRSRVRRVRPTDRLADVAACPTQFQRRVPGTDVRVHVVGAEVFAAEVDSDADDYRYARALGHRDPVLTAIDLPPEVTVRCFELAKRLGLPVAGIDLRRTPDGEWYCFEVNPSPGFTYYESKTGQPIAAAVAGLLAAAALCKEHTL from the coding sequence ATGACCATCCTGCTCTGGGGCCTGATCCGCGACCAGCCCATGTCCGCCGTCCTGACGCAGCTGCGGCGGCTCGACGCTCCCGTGCTCTTCCTCGACCAGCGGCGTGTCCTCGACACCACCGTCCAGGTCGACGCCGGCCGCACCAGCCGCACCACCGTCACCGTCGCGGGGGAGGCGTTCGACCTCGGTCGGGTGCGGGCCGCCTACGTGCGTCCGCACGACAGCACCCAGCTGCCCGGGCTGCGCGCGCGGCCGGCGTCCTCCGCGGAGTGGCGGCACGCCGTCGAGGTGGACCAGGTGCTCAACGCCTGGTCCGATCGCACCGGCGCCTACGTCCTGAACCGGCCGGAGGCCGCCGCCGGGAACGCGTCCAAGCCGTTTCAGCTGCGGGCCGTGGCCGGGGCCGGGTTCGCCGTGCCGCCGACGCTCGTCAGCAACGATCCCGATCGGGTCGCGGAGTTCGTGCGGGAACACGGCGACGTCATCGTCAAGTCGGCCAGCGGGGTGCGCAGCCGGGTGCGGCGGGTGCGGCCCACGGACCGGCTCGCGGACGTCGCCGCCTGCCCGACGCAGTTCCAGCGCCGCGTGCCCGGGACCGACGTGCGGGTGCACGTGGTCGGGGCCGAGGTGTTCGCCGCCGAGGTCGACAGCGACGCCGACGACTACCGCTACGCCCGGGCGCTGGGGCACCGCGATCCGGTGCTGACGGCGATCGACCTGCCGCCGGAGGTCACCGTCCGCTGCTTCGAGCTCGCCAAGCGGCTCGGGCTCCCGGTGGCCGGCATCGACCTGCGGCGCACCCCGGACGGCGAGTGGTACTGCTTCGAAGTCAACCCGTCGCCCGGCTTCACCTACTACGAATCGAAAACCGGCCAGCCGATCGCGGCGGCCGTCGCCGGGCTGCTCGCCGCGGCGGCGCTGTGCAAGGAGCACACCTTATGA